One genomic segment of Dehalogenimonas alkenigignens includes these proteins:
- a CDS encoding pyruvate carboxylase subunit B, translating into MPAQPLKITDLTLRDGHQSLFATRMRTDDILGIIGDMDQAGFHSMEVWGGATFDVPIRFLNEDPWDRLREMKKRATRTPLQMLLRGQNLVGYRNYADDVVTAFVEHAADCGVDIFRVFDAVNDERNFETALAAIKSRGKHAQLAISYSLTERTMGGPVYNLDYYIEKAKKFEAMGADSFCIKDMAGIIAPNDAYTLVKALKKALKIPVQFHTHYTSGMASMSMYKAVEAGADIVDTCLAPWALRTSHPAVEPFVAAFSGQPRDTGLNLHQLLKLGDYFESITPKYRDFQDTTRMSAIDTAVLEHQVPGGMISNLVSQLREAGALNRIDEVYEEIPRVRREMGFPPLVTPTSQIVGIQAVQNVLFGRYKVISAQVKDYFYGLYGRPPMPVDPEIQRLALKGYERGESPITVRPADVLKPELEAAKEATKGIARDIGDVLTYALYPQVGLRFLKWKYGLETPPADVKAKTLDDVKREDELIAKARAGKLAEKTAEKPAAPAPSPVSVPASGLRHFNVHLDGKVYCVGVEPTATAAPAVYAAPPAQRSAAAPPPATAVRHEPVEGPKAVEPPKPVVTPKPVESPVAEAEAKPAAAPEPCGEDVLAPMPGVVLRYEVKVGDKVKSGDTVVVLEAMKMAIDLPSPADGTVAAVKFGVGDRVSRDDVLAIIVP; encoded by the coding sequence ATGCCGGCTCAGCCACTCAAGATTACCGACCTGACGCTCCGCGACGGCCACCAGTCGCTCTTCGCCACCCGGATGCGCACCGACGACATCCTGGGCATCATCGGCGACATGGACCAGGCCGGCTTCCATTCCATGGAGGTCTGGGGCGGCGCCACCTTTGATGTACCCATCCGCTTTCTCAACGAGGACCCCTGGGACCGGCTGCGCGAGATGAAAAAACGCGCCACCAGGACGCCGCTGCAGATGCTGCTCCGCGGTCAGAACCTGGTGGGTTACCGCAACTACGCCGATGACGTGGTCACCGCCTTCGTGGAGCACGCCGCGGACTGCGGCGTGGATATCTTCCGCGTTTTCGACGCCGTCAACGACGAACGCAATTTCGAAACAGCCCTTGCGGCCATCAAGTCCAGGGGCAAGCACGCCCAGCTGGCCATTTCCTACTCGCTGACCGAACGGACGATGGGCGGCCCGGTCTACAACCTCGATTATTATATTGAAAAAGCCAAAAAGTTCGAGGCTATGGGTGCCGATTCCTTCTGCATCAAGGATATGGCCGGCATCATCGCCCCGAACGACGCTTACACCCTGGTCAAGGCGCTCAAAAAAGCGTTGAAGATACCGGTTCAGTTCCACACCCACTACACCTCCGGCATGGCCTCGATGAGCATGTACAAGGCCGTTGAGGCAGGCGCCGACATCGTCGACACCTGCCTGGCGCCCTGGGCCCTGCGGACTTCGCACCCGGCGGTCGAACCTTTTGTTGCCGCTTTTTCCGGCCAGCCGCGGGACACCGGCCTCAACCTGCACCAGCTTCTCAAGCTGGGTGACTATTTCGAGTCCATCACCCCCAAATACCGCGATTTCCAGGACACCACCAGGATGTCGGCTATAGATACGGCGGTGCTGGAGCACCAGGTGCCGGGCGGCATGATCTCCAATCTTGTCTCGCAGCTGCGCGAGGCCGGCGCCCTCAACCGCATCGACGAGGTTTATGAAGAGATTCCCCGCGTTCGCAGGGAGATGGGTTTCCCGCCGCTGGTCACGCCGACCAGCCAGATCGTCGGCATTCAGGCAGTGCAGAACGTCCTCTTCGGTCGGTACAAGGTCATCTCCGCCCAGGTCAAAGACTACTTCTATGGCCTCTACGGCCGCCCGCCGATGCCGGTCGACCCGGAAATCCAGAGGTTGGCCCTCAAAGGCTACGAGCGCGGCGAGTCGCCCATCACCGTCCGCCCCGCCGACGTCCTGAAACCGGAGCTTGAGGCGGCCAAAGAAGCTACCAAGGGCATCGCCAGGGACATCGGCGACGTTTTGACCTATGCCCTGTACCCGCAGGTCGGCCTGCGCTTCCTGAAATGGAAGTATGGCCTTGAAACCCCGCCGGCCGACGTCAAAGCTAAAACCCTCGACGACGTCAAGCGCGAGGACGAGCTTATCGCCAAAGCCAGGGCCGGAAAGCTGGCCGAAAAGACCGCCGAGAAGCCCGCCGCCCCGGCGCCCTCTCCGGTGTCTGTCCCCGCCAGCGGCCTGCGGCACTTCAACGTCCATCTGGACGGCAAGGTGTACTGCGTCGGCGTAGAACCGACGGCCACCGCCGCGCCGGCAGTCTACGCCGCTCCTCCGGCCCAGCGTTCGGCCGCAGCCCCGCCCCCGGCGACGGCTGTTCGTCATGAGCCTGTCGAAGGACCGAAAGCGGTTGAACCGCCCAAACCGGTCGTGACGCCGAAACCAGTCGAGTCCCCGGTGGCCGAAGCCGAGGCAAAACCCGCTGCCGCCCCGGAGCCCTGCGGCGAAGACGTGCTGGCTCCTATGCCCGGTGTCGTCCTGCGCTATGAAGTCAAGGTCGGCGACAAGGTCAAGTCCGGCGATACCGTGGTTGTCCTGGAGGCGATGAAAATGGCCATCGACCTGCCGTCGCCGGCTGACGGCACGGTGGCGGCGGTCAAATTCGGCGTCGGCGACCGCGTTTCTCGTGACGACGTCCTGGCTATCATCGTCCCTTGA
- the amrB gene encoding AmmeMemoRadiSam system protein B has product MAMIRQPIASGRFYPGAAGSLRSLIETFVEEVEDKIDAIGIVSPHAGYIYSGAVAASVIARIEPADTYIILGPNHTGMGKPFSIMTVGSWQTPLGEVPIDSALAQNILATSKYLQEDRTAHQGEHSIEVQLPLLQYFKPDLKIVPIILAVATLDIYREIGASIAQAIKEAPGKKVVIVASSDMSHYEPQESASAKDRRAIEEILNMDEAALLDRVIRERISMCGYAPVVAMLAAARALGARSAELVRYQTSGDASGDYSSVVGYAGVIVRRTEMSPLVKLARDTVEAYVKERRIIKPPEGLVPEMRERAGVFVSIKKDGQLRGCIGTFEPSRPNVAEEIIVNAISAATRDPRFLPITPQELERLSYSVDVLTAPEPAVFAELDPKKYGVIVERGWRRGLLLPDLEGVNTPQEQIDICCQKAGISPGEPLKLSKFQVKRYR; this is encoded by the coding sequence ATGGCAATGATCAGGCAGCCCATCGCCTCCGGCCGTTTTTATCCCGGCGCCGCCGGCAGCCTCCGGTCGCTTATCGAGACATTCGTTGAGGAGGTCGAGGATAAAATCGACGCCATCGGCATCGTCTCGCCCCACGCCGGCTATATTTATTCCGGGGCGGTCGCCGCCTCGGTTATCGCCCGCATCGAGCCGGCCGACACCTATATCATTCTCGGTCCCAACCACACCGGCATGGGTAAGCCGTTCTCGATTATGACCGTGGGCTCCTGGCAGACGCCCCTTGGCGAGGTGCCAATTGATTCAGCCCTGGCGCAGAACATCCTGGCCACCTCCAAGTACCTTCAGGAGGACCGCACCGCTCACCAGGGGGAGCACTCCATCGAGGTGCAGCTGCCGCTGCTGCAGTACTTCAAGCCGGATCTTAAGATTGTGCCTATCATCCTGGCTGTGGCAACTCTCGATATCTACCGGGAGATCGGCGCCAGCATCGCCCAGGCCATAAAGGAGGCGCCGGGCAAAAAGGTCGTCATCGTCGCCTCGTCCGACATGTCGCACTATGAGCCTCAGGAATCGGCCTCGGCCAAGGACCGCCGCGCCATCGAGGAAATCCTCAATATGGACGAAGCGGCCTTGTTGGACCGGGTGATCAGGGAGCGCATCTCGATGTGCGGCTACGCCCCGGTGGTGGCCATGCTGGCCGCCGCCAGGGCGCTGGGAGCCAGGAGCGCCGAACTGGTCCGCTACCAGACCTCCGGCGATGCCTCTGGCGACTATTCCTCTGTGGTCGGTTACGCCGGGGTCATCGTCCGCCGTACGGAAATGTCGCCGCTGGTGAAGCTGGCTAGAGACACCGTCGAGGCGTATGTCAAAGAGCGCAGGATTATTAAGCCGCCGGAGGGCCTGGTGCCGGAGATGCGTGAGCGAGCCGGCGTGTTCGTGTCCATCAAAAAAGACGGCCAGCTCCGCGGCTGCATCGGCACCTTCGAGCCGTCGCGGCCGAATGTGGCCGAGGAAATCATCGTCAACGCAATTTCCGCCGCCACCCGCGACCCTCGCTTCCTGCCCATCACGCCGCAGGAACTTGAGCGCCTATCTTACAGCGTTGACGTGCTGACGGCGCCTGAGCCTGCGGTGTTCGCCGAACTCGATCCTAAAAAATACGGCGTCATCGTCGAACGCGGCTGGCGCCGCGGCCTGCTGCTGCCTGACCTGGAGGGGGTGAATACACCCCAGGAGCAGATAGATATTTGCTGCCAGAAGGCCGGCATTTCCCCTGGCGAGCCGCTTAAGTTGTCCAAGTTCCAGGTGAAGAGGTACCGCTAG
- a CDS encoding GIY-YIG nuclease family protein, whose protein sequence is MHEYYVYIMASKRHGTLYIGMTNDLVRRVCQHRNDLIEGFTKRYGVHLLVHYEQTTDVAAAIWREKRLKKWNRAWKIELIETQNPEWHDLYPELVS, encoded by the coding sequence ATGCATGAGTATTATGTCTATATAATGGCAAGCAAACGCCATGGTACTTTATACATCGGAATGACGAATGATCTGGTCCGCCGGGTTTGCCAACACCGGAACGATCTGATTGAGGGATTCACTAAAAGATACGGCGTTCATTTACTGGTGCATTATGAGCAGACCACCGATGTCGCCGCGGCTATATGGCGGGAAAAACGCCTAAAGAAATGGAATCGCGCCTGGAAAATCGAACTTATCGAGACTCAGAACCCCGAATGGCATGACCTGTACCCGGAACTAGTTTCGTGA
- a CDS encoding replication-associated recombination protein A — protein MPRDMFEAHFEKLRDQSAPLAARMRPRTLDEYVGQEHLVAEGRALRRAIDAGELPSIILWGPPGSGKTTLANLMAKATNAHFAQVSAVSAGVADLRKIIDEAKQRRLAQNQKTILFIDEIHRFNKGQQDTILPYVEDGTVTLIGATTENPSFEVISPLLSRARTYVLKGLTEDQMRVILDRAIADAERGIGSSNVVLSDEAAAQVINLASGDARIALNILELAARTTPPDAEGRRQLTNEAIDDAAQAKTLLYDRAGEQHYDIISALHKSLRGSDPDASLYWLGRMLEAGEDPLYVVRRLIRFASEDIGMADPQALVLAMAAQQAVHFVGMPECNVALAQLVVYLAAAPKSNSLYMAYKRVQETIAKNPIEPVPLHLRNAPTGLMKDLGYGKGYKYAHDFPGGFVKQQNLPDSLKNKRFYFPSEIGQEKIINTRLKNWFPEREDKKPE, from the coding sequence ATGCCCCGGGACATGTTCGAAGCCCATTTTGAGAAACTGCGCGATCAGTCGGCGCCTTTAGCCGCCCGGATGCGCCCCAGAACCCTGGACGAGTACGTCGGCCAGGAGCACCTGGTGGCCGAAGGCCGGGCTCTGCGGCGGGCTATCGACGCCGGGGAGTTACCCAGCATCATCTTATGGGGGCCGCCGGGCTCCGGCAAGACGACGCTGGCCAATCTGATGGCTAAAGCCACCAACGCCCATTTCGCCCAGGTGAGCGCCGTATCCGCCGGCGTTGCCGACCTTAGAAAGATCATCGACGAGGCCAAGCAGCGGCGGTTGGCACAGAACCAGAAGACCATACTCTTCATCGACGAGATCCATCGCTTCAACAAGGGCCAGCAGGACACAATCCTGCCCTACGTCGAGGACGGCACGGTGACCCTTATCGGCGCGACGACGGAGAACCCGTCGTTCGAGGTCATCTCGCCGCTCCTGTCGCGGGCGAGGACCTATGTATTAAAAGGCCTGACCGAGGACCAGATGCGGGTCATCCTCGACCGGGCGATTGCCGACGCCGAGCGCGGCATCGGGTCATCGAACGTCGTCCTGTCTGACGAGGCCGCCGCCCAGGTCATCAATCTTGCCAGCGGCGACGCCAGAATCGCGTTGAATATCCTGGAGTTGGCCGCCCGCACCACGCCGCCCGACGCCGAGGGCCGGCGGCAGCTTACCAACGAGGCCATCGATGACGCCGCCCAGGCTAAAACACTGCTCTACGACCGGGCGGGAGAGCAGCACTACGACATCATCTCGGCTTTACATAAATCTCTCCGCGGCTCCGATCCGGACGCCTCGCTCTACTGGCTGGGACGGATGCTGGAGGCCGGGGAGGACCCGCTGTACGTCGTCCGCCGCCTGATCCGCTTCGCCTCGGAAGACATCGGCATGGCTGACCCTCAGGCGCTGGTGCTCGCCATGGCGGCGCAGCAGGCGGTCCATTTCGTCGGCATGCCGGAGTGCAATGTGGCGCTGGCGCAGCTGGTGGTTTACCTGGCCGCGGCGCCCAAGAGCAACTCGCTCTATATGGCCTACAAACGGGTGCAGGAGACCATCGCTAAGAACCCCATCGAACCGGTGCCCCTCCACCTCCGCAACGCCCCGACAGGCCTGATGAAAGACCTCGGTTACGGCAAGGGCTACAAATACGCCCACGATTTCCCCGGCGGCTTCGTGAAACAGCAGAACCTGCCTGACTCGCTCAAGAACAAGCGCTTTTACTTCCCGTCGGAAATCGGGCAGGAGAAGATTATTAATACCCGGCTCAAGAATTGGTTCCCGGAACGGGAAGACAAGAAGCCCGAATAA
- the amrS gene encoding AmmeMemoRadiSam system radical SAM enzyme gives MRPALLWEKLAGNRVKCRTCQWYCEINAGKAGVCRKYLNQSGELFNLNYAKISSAAVDPIEKKPLYHFHPGTKVFSLGSWGCNFHCRGCQNWEIACPEDGACLERSREMPPAEAVAAARNSGCGGIAWTYNEPSVWLEYTFESARLAKAKGLYTVYVTNGYASEEHLDAVGPYLDAWRVDVKGFRDDTYQKIGRIPHFEGILSIAERARHKWGMHVEVVTNVIPGINDDDAQISGIAGWIAASLGKDTPWHITRFHPRRQMLDCPATPLETLERAYGHGKAAGLNFVYLGNVPGNCHANTVCPVCGQTAVERSGFYARLVGLEGDRCKYCGTALNIRV, from the coding sequence ATGCGCCCTGCGCTTTTGTGGGAAAAGCTGGCGGGAAACCGGGTGAAATGCCGCACCTGCCAGTGGTACTGTGAGATCAACGCCGGCAAAGCGGGCGTCTGCCGCAAGTATTTAAACCAGAGCGGCGAATTATTCAACCTGAACTACGCCAAGATTTCATCCGCGGCTGTCGATCCTATCGAAAAAAAGCCGCTTTACCACTTCCATCCCGGGACTAAGGTCTTCTCGCTAGGTTCATGGGGCTGCAACTTCCACTGCCGAGGCTGCCAGAACTGGGAGATCGCCTGCCCGGAGGACGGCGCCTGCCTGGAGCGTTCCCGCGAAATGCCGCCGGCTGAAGCCGTCGCCGCGGCGCGGAACTCCGGCTGCGGGGGCATCGCCTGGACTTATAACGAGCCGTCGGTGTGGCTGGAATACACCTTTGAATCCGCCAGACTGGCTAAGGCCAAAGGCCTGTACACTGTATATGTCACCAACGGCTATGCCTCGGAGGAACACCTTGATGCCGTCGGTCCCTACCTGGACGCCTGGCGGGTGGACGTCAAAGGCTTCCGCGACGACACTTATCAAAAGATCGGGCGCATCCCCCATTTCGAGGGCATTCTTTCGATCGCTGAACGGGCCAGGCACAAGTGGGGCATGCATGTTGAGGTAGTGACCAACGTCATCCCCGGCATCAATGACGATGACGCTCAGATCTCCGGCATCGCCGGCTGGATCGCCGCCAGCCTGGGCAAAGACACGCCGTGGCACATTACCCGTTTTCACCCCCGCCGGCAAATGCTGGACTGCCCGGCCACGCCGCTGGAGACGCTGGAACGCGCCTACGGGCACGGCAAGGCCGCCGGCCTTAACTTCGTCTACCTGGGCAACGTGCCCGGCAACTGTCATGCCAATACCGTCTGCCCCGTTTGCGGCCAAACGGCTGTCGAACGCTCCGGTTTTTACGCCCGGCTGGTTGGGCTCGAAGGGGACAGGTGCAAATATTGCGGCACAGCCCTAAACATCCGGGTTTAG
- a CDS encoding 3-isopropylmalate dehydratase large subunit has protein sequence MAKTLTEKILSMKTGLEVKPGDIVVSPVDWALVQDTTGPLTVREFLSLGLPKLANPTHTILFIDHAAPSPQKQLSCDHTFLRKFAKDYGAVLSDVGEGVCHQIMAEKYARPGDVIVGADSHTVTAGGLGAFATGMGSSDVAAAFGLGKTWFRVPETYFIRLTGKLQRHVTAKDVILHLIGMIGADGATYKSLEFGGPGAAAMPVTDRLTIANMAVEAGAKVGLFPSDDATLEYLTQQGRSQDHIRLFADEDAVYERVIDIDLAALEPTVARPHTVDNTAAVGELKGIKVDQVFIGTCTNGRLEDLKLAADILRGKRRNPATRLLVAPASPRVMLAGMRMGYIQDLVQAGATILPPGCAGCLGVHQGVLGDGETCLSTANRNFLGRMGNPEGLIYLASTPTAAASAVTGVITDPREV, from the coding sequence ATGGCTAAAACTTTAACTGAAAAAATCCTCTCGATGAAAACCGGTCTTGAAGTTAAGCCCGGAGACATCGTCGTCTCGCCGGTTGATTGGGCTTTAGTTCAGGACACCACCGGGCCTTTGACAGTCCGCGAGTTCTTAAGCCTCGGCCTGCCGAAACTGGCCAACCCGACGCACACCATCCTCTTTATTGATCACGCCGCGCCGTCGCCGCAAAAACAGCTTTCGTGCGACCACACCTTCCTGCGCAAGTTCGCCAAAGATTACGGCGCGGTGCTGTCCGATGTCGGCGAAGGCGTTTGCCATCAGATCATGGCTGAAAAGTACGCCCGCCCCGGCGATGTCATCGTCGGCGCCGATTCGCACACCGTTACCGCCGGCGGCCTCGGCGCCTTCGCCACCGGCATGGGCTCGTCGGACGTAGCCGCGGCCTTCGGCCTGGGCAAGACCTGGTTCCGGGTGCCGGAGACCTACTTCATCCGTCTGACCGGGAAATTGCAGCGCCATGTCACCGCCAAGGATGTTATCCTGCATCTTATAGGCATGATCGGCGCTGACGGGGCGACCTACAAATCGCTGGAGTTCGGCGGCCCGGGGGCCGCTGCCATGCCGGTGACCGACCGGCTCACCATCGCCAATATGGCCGTTGAGGCTGGCGCCAAGGTCGGCCTGTTCCCGTCAGACGACGCGACCCTGGAATATCTCACCCAGCAGGGCCGGTCTCAAGACCACATCCGCCTCTTTGCGGATGAGGACGCGGTCTACGAGCGCGTTATCGACATCGATCTTGCGGCTCTCGAGCCAACCGTCGCCCGGCCGCACACCGTTGACAACACCGCCGCTGTCGGCGAACTGAAGGGTATAAAAGTTGATCAGGTCTTTATCGGCACCTGCACCAACGGCCGCCTCGAAGACCTGAAACTGGCCGCCGATATCCTGCGCGGCAAGCGACGCAACCCGGCCACCCGCCTTTTAGTGGCTCCCGCCTCCCCCCGGGTAATGCTGGCTGGGATGAGGATGGGCTACATCCAGGACCTGGTTCAGGCCGGGGCAACGATTCTGCCTCCGGGTTGCGCCGGCTGTCTGGGCGTTCATCAGGGCGTATTGGGCGACGGCGAGACCTGCCTGTCTACCGCCAACCGCAATTTCCTGGGCCGCATGGGCAATCCTGAAGGACTGATATATCTTGCCAGCACGCCGACAGCCGCCGCCTCGGCCGTCACCGGCGTCATCACCGACCCGCGGGAGGTCTAG
- a CDS encoding acyl-CoA carboxylase subunit beta has product MKEKLTELEAKKQQIACGGGEARIKAQHARGKLTARERIEKLLDPGSFTELSAFCSHRSADFGLADAIHPGDAVVTGCGTIDGRKVFIYSQDFTVLGGSISEVVGQKVRQIVDMAIDQGAPLLAINDSGGARIQEGVASLCGVGDILLLNALASGSIPQISIVVGPSAGGAVYGPALTDFVFMVKGLGQMYITGPDVVKAVTGEEVTHEALGGADVHAKKSGVSHFTFNSEVDCFAAVRRLLSFIPSSFKESPPKLAVKKTHAPQTDESLNSIVPDDPKRPYDMKKIITAVIDGGDFMEVHAGFAPNMIVGFGRLDGQSVGIVAQQPNYLAGVIDINASVKAARFVRFCDAFNIPLVSFVDVPGFMPGVDQEHGGIIRHGAKLIFAYAEATVPKITVITRKAYGGAYIVMSSRHLRGDINLAWPCAEIAVMGAEGAVAVIHRKKIAEAAEPDAERQRCVSEYREKFDNPYQAAALGYIDDVIVPAETRPRLIQALKVLAGKQGKNPAKKHGNIPL; this is encoded by the coding sequence ATGAAAGAAAAACTGACCGAACTTGAAGCCAAAAAGCAGCAGATCGCCTGCGGCGGCGGCGAGGCGCGGATCAAGGCGCAGCACGCCCGCGGCAAGCTGACCGCCCGGGAGCGCATCGAAAAACTGCTCGACCCCGGCTCTTTCACCGAGTTATCCGCCTTTTGCTCGCACCGGTCCGCCGATTTCGGCCTGGCCGATGCCATCCACCCCGGCGACGCCGTGGTGACAGGTTGCGGGACTATTGACGGGCGAAAGGTTTTTATCTACTCCCAGGATTTCACGGTTCTCGGCGGTTCCATCTCTGAGGTGGTCGGCCAGAAGGTGCGCCAGATCGTGGATATGGCCATTGACCAGGGCGCGCCGCTGCTGGCTATCAATGACTCCGGCGGCGCCCGCATCCAGGAGGGCGTGGCTTCCCTGTGCGGCGTCGGCGATATTCTGCTCCTGAATGCCCTGGCTTCGGGTTCCATCCCGCAGATCTCGATCGTCGTCGGCCCATCGGCCGGCGGCGCGGTTTACGGCCCGGCCTTGACCGATTTCGTCTTCATGGTCAAGGGCCTGGGACAGATGTACATCACCGGCCCGGACGTGGTCAAGGCGGTCACCGGCGAAGAAGTGACCCACGAGGCCTTAGGCGGTGCCGACGTTCATGCCAAAAAGAGCGGCGTGTCCCATTTCACCTTCAACTCCGAGGTGGACTGCTTCGCCGCGGTGCGGCGGCTGCTGTCCTTCATCCCGTCGAGCTTCAAGGAAAGCCCGCCGAAACTGGCGGTAAAGAAGACCCACGCTCCACAGACTGACGAGTCTCTTAACTCCATCGTCCCTGACGACCCCAAGCGGCCTTACGACATGAAGAAGATCATTACCGCCGTCATTGATGGCGGCGACTTTATGGAGGTCCACGCCGGTTTCGCCCCCAACATGATCGTCGGCTTCGGCCGGCTGGACGGCCAGAGCGTCGGTATCGTCGCCCAGCAGCCGAACTACCTGGCCGGTGTCATAGACATCAACGCCTCGGTCAAGGCGGCGCGCTTCGTCCGTTTCTGCGATGCCTTCAACATCCCGCTGGTCAGTTTCGTGGACGTGCCCGGCTTCATGCCCGGCGTCGACCAGGAGCACGGCGGCATCATCCGCCACGGAGCCAAGCTCATCTTCGCCTACGCCGAGGCGACGGTGCCCAAGATTACCGTCATCACCAGGAAAGCCTACGGCGGCGCCTACATCGTCATGAGCTCGCGCCATCTCCGTGGCGACATCAACCTGGCCTGGCCCTGCGCCGAGATCGCCGTCATGGGGGCGGAGGGCGCGGTGGCCGTCATCCACCGTAAAAAGATCGCCGAAGCCGCCGAACCCGATGCGGAACGCCAGCGCTGCGTCTCGGAATACCGGGAGAAATTCGACAATCCGTACCAGGCCGCGGCCTTGGGCTACATCGATGATGTCATCGTCCCCGCCGAAACCCGCCCCCGCCTGATCCAGGCCCTGAAGGTCCTGGCCGGCAAGCAGGGTAAGAACCCGGCCAAGAAGCACGGGAATATCCCTTTATAA